From a region of the Stegostoma tigrinum isolate sSteTig4 chromosome 25, sSteTig4.hap1, whole genome shotgun sequence genome:
- the bhlhe41 gene encoding class E basic helix-loop-helix protein 41: protein MQDDLPLLQATACLTERTLLENADFFGVESRSIYVCKSKRAMKPKEAYKLPHRLVEKKRRDRINECISQLKDLLPEHLKLTSLGHLEKAVVLELTLKHLKALTTLTEQQHQKIITLQNGDRALKGATQSDLDAFHLGFQTCAREVLQHLTSFENWTPKEQLIGHLHRAVTHLRANGEMPTLGAGQADAQVVVAVAPGQAGPGGNCVPVIQRTQVVEHTGSDTDTDSGYGGEGERGEGRSEKELTPCDTFSRTCDIKQETDDRPAKRVKVDLAGHVTGSEEGLKPAVHPMMGIGMMPTLGQQPPFCVPFYLINSSAAAPYVPFLDKANLDRCWYPAPIPVLYPGIPAISALPPNRLLCQDLSPGTGPGLPPRACGSEATGLLLPAEGVLSPDLEPRRSPDSKS, encoded by the exons ATGCAGGATGATCTACCTCTTTTGCAAGCCACTGCTTGCTTAACTGAACGGACGTTACTAGAGAACGCAGACTTTTTTGG TGTGGAGTCCCGCTCCATCTACGTATGCAAGTCAAAGCGGGCAATGAAACCAAAG GAAGCCTATAAACTACCACACAGACTGGTCGAGAAGAAAAGACGGGATAGGATTAACGAATGCATTTCGCAGCTTAAGGATCTGCTGCCCGAGCACCTGAAACTGACG TCATTGGGGCATCTGGAAAAAGCTGTAGTACTGGAATTAACACTGAAACACTTAAAGGCATTGACCACTTTAACAGAGCAACAGCATCAGAAGATTATTACTTTGCAAAATG gGGACCGTGCCTTGAAAGGTGCCACACAGTCAGATCTGGATGCCTTCCATTTAGGATTTCAGACATGTGCCAGGGAAGTGCTGCAACACCTGACCAGCTTCGAAAACTGGACTCCGAAGGAGCAGCTGATTGGCCACTTGCACCGTGCTGTCACCCATCTCCGAGCCAATGGGGAGATGCCGACCTTGGGGGCAGGGCAGGCCGATGCTCAGGTGGTGGTGGCGGTGGCGCCAGGCCAGGCCGGTCCCGGTGGCAACTGTGTCCCGGTCATCCAGCGGACACAAGTGGTGGAGCACACTGGGAGCGACACGGACACTGACAGTGGCTATGGAGGAGAaggggagaggggtgaggggagaagtgAGAAGGAGTTGACTCCATGTGACACATTCAGCCGGACTTGTGACATTAAACAGGAGACCGATGACCGACCAGCCAAAAGGGTCAAAGTTGATCTGGCAGGTCACGTGACCGGCTCTGAGGAAGGCCTCAAGCCTGCTGTTCACCCGATGATGGGGATTGGCATGATGCCCACGCTTGGTCAGCAGCCCCCTTTCTGTGTGCCCTTTTATCTCATCAATTCCTCGGCAGCTGCTCCATACGTGCCCTTTCTGGACAAAGCCAACCTGGACAGATGCTGGTACCCAGCTCCCATTCCAGTCCTTTACCCTGGCATTCCTGCCATTTCAGCCTTGCCACCCAATAGACTCCTCTGCCAGGACCTCTCCCCGGGCACAGGCCCTGGTTTGCCGCCCCGTGCGTGTGGGTCCGAGGCAACTGGGCTCCTTCTCCCAGCAGAAGGAGTTTTGAGCCCAGATCTGGAGCCACGGCGATCACCAGACAGCAAGTCCTGA